The following proteins are co-located in the Methanobacterium sp. Maddingley MBC34 genome:
- a CDS encoding ammonium transporter (PFAM: Ammonium Transporter Family~TIGRFAM: ammonium transporter), whose translation MDPVLNSGDTAWMLISTALVMLMTVPGVALFYGGLAKKVNVLNTMFMSLIAFSIASIVWVLYGYQFAFGADMLGGLIGNPANLLFSGIGVDQLSTLAPTIPETVYIAFQMTFAAITVALISGAVVGRMKVSSWIIFSIAWLSLVYVPIAHWVWGGGFLFQWGALDFAGGTVVHINSGVAALALALLLGKRKDTKLLPHQLGYSVIGAALLWFGWFGFNAGSALSAGGLAGQAFINTNTATAAAMVSWVIIDYLKTGKPTLLGAISGAIAGLVAITPAAGFVTLQAAVIIGLVTSVVSYFAISYLKPKLGYDDALDVFGIHGMSGIWGALATGLFAAPFINSLGTGVFYGNPGQIVTQILAIVIVAAYSFIATLIIGKIIDIVIGLRVEEKEEIEGLDITQHEETGYRI comes from the coding sequence ATGGACCCTGTTTTAAATAGTGGTGACACCGCCTGGATGCTCATCTCCACTGCACTGGTAATGCTCATGACAGTGCCAGGAGTAGCTCTCTTCTACGGTGGTCTTGCCAAGAAAGTAAATGTATTAAACACAATGTTTATGTCTCTAATTGCGTTCTCCATTGCCAGCATTGTCTGGGTACTTTACGGTTATCAATTCGCATTTGGAGCCGATATGTTGGGAGGACTAATTGGAAACCCTGCAAATCTCCTGTTTAGTGGAATAGGAGTTGATCAGTTATCCACACTTGCCCCAACCATACCTGAAACCGTCTACATTGCCTTCCAGATGACCTTCGCCGCCATCACCGTGGCACTGATATCTGGAGCAGTAGTGGGGAGAATGAAAGTCTCTTCATGGATAATATTCTCCATTGCCTGGTTATCCCTGGTATACGTACCTATAGCTCACTGGGTATGGGGTGGAGGATTCCTGTTCCAATGGGGTGCACTGGACTTCGCCGGTGGTACTGTTGTACACATCAACTCTGGTGTAGCTGCCCTGGCCCTGGCCCTGTTACTAGGTAAAAGGAAAGACACCAAATTACTACCACACCAGCTCGGTTACTCAGTTATTGGTGCCGCACTACTATGGTTCGGCTGGTTCGGATTCAACGCAGGTTCAGCCTTAAGTGCTGGTGGACTGGCTGGTCAGGCTTTCATAAACACCAACACCGCAACCGCAGCAGCAATGGTCTCCTGGGTAATAATCGACTACCTCAAAACCGGTAAACCAACCTTACTTGGAGCAATATCCGGTGCAATCGCAGGATTAGTTGCAATAACCCCTGCAGCAGGTTTCGTAACGTTGCAAGCTGCTGTTATCATTGGTCTGGTAACCAGTGTGGTTTCATACTTCGCCATAAGCTACCTAAAACCCAAACTGGGCTACGACGATGCCCTGGATGTATTCGGAATACACGGTATGTCTGGTATATGGGGTGCACTGGCCACAGGTTTATTCGCAGCACCATTCATCAACTCCCTGGGAACCGGAGTATTCTACGGTAACCCTGGACAGATTGTAACTCAAATCCTCGCAATTGTAATAGTAGCTGCTTACAGCTTCATTGCAACCCTGATAATCGGGAAAATCATTGACATTGTCATTGGACTGCGCGTGGAAGAAAAAGAAGAAATCGAAGGACTGGACATCACTCAACACGAGGAAACCGGTTACAGGATTTAA
- a CDS encoding nitrogen regulatory protein PII (PFAM: Nitrogen regulatory protein P-II), which produces MKEIVAIIRPNKLDEVKDALEKIGCHGITVTEVKGRGRQLGITESYRGSDYRIDMLPKTRLEIVVADEDLDGVIKSIVETAQTGDIGDGKIFISPVEDVVRIRTGERGEEAV; this is translated from the coding sequence ATGAAAGAAATAGTAGCCATAATTCGACCAAACAAATTAGACGAAGTTAAAGATGCCCTCGAAAAAATCGGATGCCATGGAATAACCGTGACTGAAGTTAAAGGTCGTGGAAGGCAGTTAGGTATAACCGAAAGCTACAGGGGAAGTGATTACAGAATCGACATGCTACCCAAAACCCGTCTGGAAATCGTTGTAGCAGATGAGGATTTAGATGGTGTTATTAAATCTATAGTAGAAACAGCACAAACCGGTGACATTGGAGATGGAAAAATCTTTATCTCCCCGGTAGAAGACGTTGTCCGTATCAGAACAGGAGAAAGGGGAGAAGAAGCCGTCTAA
- a CDS encoding formamidopyrimidine-DNA glycosylase (PFAM: Formamidopyrimidine-DNA glycosylase H2TH domain; Formamidopyrimidine-DNA glycosylase N-terminal domain~TIGRFAM: formamidopyrimidine-DNA glycosylase (fpg)) encodes MPELPSVEIFKQYFDRTSLHQPITNVNVVSPEILVETSTTQMKESLEGHEFTDSIRYGKYLFGKLDNDLFLIMHFGMTGYLHYDTENSSRYPRLLLKFSDGNFLAFDDARKFGKLGLTHDPDEFIATRRLGPDALEVNFEDFQEIFRTRKGMMKPLLLNQNILAGIGNLYADEILYQSRVHPMTHANLLDDQEWEQLFKNMKKVLHKAIEYNDDIKSLPGSYLLPHRQKGGKCPEGGEMEIIKVGGRTTFLCPSRQRMIMD; translated from the coding sequence ATGCCTGAACTACCCAGTGTGGAGATCTTCAAACAGTACTTTGATAGAACCTCCCTCCACCAACCAATAACCAACGTGAATGTGGTAAGTCCAGAAATTTTGGTGGAAACCAGCACCACTCAAATGAAAGAATCCCTAGAAGGACACGAATTTACAGATAGCATTAGATACGGGAAATATCTCTTTGGAAAACTGGATAATGACCTGTTTTTGATAATGCACTTTGGAATGACTGGTTACTTACATTATGATACAGAAAATAGTTCCAGATATCCGCGACTACTCTTAAAATTTTCAGATGGCAACTTCCTGGCCTTTGATGATGCCCGTAAATTCGGGAAACTGGGCTTAACCCATGACCCTGATGAATTCATCGCAACGAGAAGATTGGGTCCTGATGCCCTGGAAGTGAATTTTGAAGATTTTCAGGAAATTTTCAGGACCAGAAAAGGTATGATGAAACCATTACTCCTGAACCAGAACATTTTAGCTGGTATTGGTAATCTTTACGCTGATGAAATACTCTACCAAAGCAGAGTACACCCCATGACCCATGCAAATCTGTTAGATGATCAAGAATGGGAACAACTCTTTAAGAATATGAAAAAAGTACTCCATAAAGCCATAGAATATAATGATGATATTAAATCCCTTCCAGGATCATATCTTCTCCCTCATCGCCAAAAAGGAGGAAAATGCCCTGAAGGCGGAGAAATGGAGATTATAAAGGTTGGCGGTCGCACCACATTCCTTTGTCCATCCAGACAGAGGATGATAATGGATTAA